Proteins found in one Takifugu rubripes chromosome 15, fTakRub1.2, whole genome shotgun sequence genomic segment:
- the npas2 gene encoding neuronal PAS domain-containing protein 2 isoform X1, with the protein MDNLSDFGGSCPSTRREWDTNSCMEDLMDEDEKDRAKRASRNKSEKKRRDQFNVLIKELCTMLQGQGHPRKMDKSTILQRTIDFLQKQKDISARNETCDVRQDWKPSFLSNEEFTQLMLEALDGFLVALTTCGNIVYVSDSVSSLIGHLPSDMVDQNILNFLPEREHGEVYKLLSSHMLMTDPITSDFLDSEAHIEFCCHLARGNIDPKETPVYEYVKFVGDFKFHKNVPTSSCNGLELSLPRSLQSSLEEQVCLIATVRLVTPQFLKDLCNVEDPCNEFTSRHSLEWKFLFLDHRASPIIGYLPFEVLGTSGYDYYHVDDLELIAQCHKQLMQFGKGKSCYYRFLTKGQQWIWLQTHYYITYHQWNSKPEFIVCTHTVVSYAEVRAERRRAFGFEELSPPEIAPSSVKAQELYLDICSTLDPPCDRNSGARSVSSHSSRKSSHTALSDSASANSYTDACTPSWQSASIGTEKTSARLQPSSSKKLPQSQNSFDLIPPMSLPLSPTCSKHSTMQTQPQQPPQSSMYQLQQPQICVMNQLKEQLEERTRILQADIKTQQQELHDIKEKLHLANLQMLLQQPIHNDYGQAQQQQQQQQQQQQQQQQQQQQQQQQPQGSGRPTQQSQSGVIRPLTGHHKPPSCGAHGSPHSLLRESSSPSSQVQQRVARSAQAQSTVTKPVQTNLSLTMPFYSNPMMLSQTNTRSLQDTNQRHIDDEFTQDGQLRMLLNQPMQTLVPTSNVTSQPSQCNMGISQSIYTLEQQIIAPSFSMQQVNCNAVLVPSPVFTSPIMIPHNSFITNQSHSAYHTQPQASHHSLQLQQPQQFFQMNQGLLHGGTTSTFLHTNVPQQSTVGYIQQPQTQQVPQAQQQQVHLQPRQYQHSQNQTGSVADFRNMLTR; encoded by the exons ATGGACAACCTTTCGGACTTCGGTGGATCCTGTCCCTCCACCCGCAGAGAATGGGA CACCAACAGCTGCATGGAAGATTTAATGGATGAAGATGAGAAAGACAGGGCAAAAAG GGCATCTCGGAACAAAtcggagaagaagaggagagaccAATTTAACGTGCTCATCAAGGAGCTGTGCACCATGCTGCAGGGGCAAGGCCATCCGCGCAAGATGGACAAGTCCACCATTTTACAGAGAACTATTGACtttctgcagaaacagaaag ACATCAGCGCCCGCAACGAAACTTGCGATGTGCGGCAAGACTGGAAGCCGTCATTCCTCAGCAACGAGGAGTTCACTCAGCTAATGCTGGAG gctcTAGATGGATTCTTGGTAGCATTAACCACCTGTGGCAACATCGTATACGTTTCTGACAGCGTTTCTTCACTTATTGGGCATTTACCT TCAGATATGGTTGACCAAAATATCTTGAATTTCCTCCCGGAGCGGGAACACGGGGAGGTGTATAAGCTGCTATCATCCCACATGCTGATGACTGACCCCATTACTTCTGACTTCCTTGACA gTGAGGCACATATTGAATTTTGCTGTCATCTCGCCAGAGGTAACATTGATCCAAAGGAGACGCCTGTATACGAGTACGTCAAATTTGTAGGGGACTTCAAGTTTCATAAAAATG TGCCTACTTCCTCTTGTAACGGGCTCGAGCTGTCGTTACCACGCAGCCTGCAGTCATcgctggaggagcaggtctgCCTGATTGCCACCGTGCGATTAGTCACTCCCCAGTTTCTAAAG GATTTGTGTAATGTGGAAGATCCGTGCAATGAGTTCACATCCAGACACAGCCTTGAATGGAAGTTCCTGTTTTTAGATCACAG AGCCTCACCAATCATCGGATACTTACCCTTTGAGGTTCTTGGAACTTCTGGCTATGATTACTACCATGTGGATGATTTGGAGCTAATAGCTCAGTGTCATAAGCAGC taATGCAGTTTGGGAAGGGGAAATCTTGCTACTATCGCTTCCTGACCAAAGGTCAGCAGTGGATTTGGCTGCAGACTCATTACTACATCACATACCATCAGTGGAACTCCAAACCTGAGTTCATTGTCTGCACTCACACTGTTGTCAG CTATGCTGAGGTGCGAGCGGAGAGGCGGCGAGCGTTTGGCTTTGAAGAACTGTCTCCGCCTGAGATCGCTCCCTCGTCGGTGAAG GCTCAGGAGCTGTACCTGGACATCTGCTCCACGCTGGACCCTCCGTGCGACAGAAACAGCGGCGCCCGTTCTGTAtcctcccacagctccaggaaATCTTCCCACACGGCCTTGTCGGACTCGGCAT CAGCTAATTCCTACACTGATGCCTGCACACCATCATGGCAGTCTGCTTCAATTGGAACAGAGAAAACATCTGCTAGACTCCAGCCCagtagttcaaag AAGTTGCCACAAAGTCAAAATTCCTTTGACCTGATTCCCCCAATGAGCCTCCCCCTTTCTCCTACCTGCAGCAAGCACTCCACAATG CAAAcgcagccgcagcagccgcCGCAGTCGTCCATgtatcagctgcagcagcctcagatCTGCGTAATGAACCAGttgaaggagcagctggaggagaggacgcGCATCCTGCAAGCCGACATTAAGACgcaacagcaggagctgcaTGACATTAAGGAGAAGCTCCATCTCGCGAACCTACAG ATGTTGCTACAGCAGCCAATCCACAATGACTACGGccaggcccagcagcagcagcagcagcagcagcagcagcagcagcagcagcagcagcagcagcagcagcagcagcagcagccacagggaTCTGGGAGGCCGACACAGCAGAGCCAGTCGGGGGTGATCAGACCACTCACAGGCCACCATAAACCACCGTCCTGCGGGGCCCATGGTTCTCCTCACTCACTCCTGAGAGAAAGTAGCTCACCCTCATCACAG gtccagcagagggTTGCGAGGAGCGCGCAGGCACAATCAACAGTAACCAAGCCCGTTCAGACTAACCTGAGTCTGACGATGCCCTTCTACAGTAACCCCATGATGCTCTCCCAGACCAACACCAGATCTCTGCAGGACACAAACCAAAGACACATAGACGACGAGTTCACCCAAGATGGGCAGTTGCG GATGCTCCTCAACCAGCCAATGCAGACTCTGGTCCCCACCAGCAACGTCACCTCACAGCCTTCCCAGTGCAACATGGGAATCTCTCAAAGCAT ATACACGTTGGAGCAGCAGATCATCGCGCCTTCGTTTTCCATGCAGCAGGTCAACTGCAACGCCGTCCTGGTGCCCTCGCCAGTCTTCACGTCCCCGATAATGATCCCACACAACAGCTTCATCACCAACCAGTCCCACTCTGCCTACCACACACAGCCTCAGGCTTCCCACCactccctgcagctgcagcagccgcagcagttCTTTCAG ATGAATCAAGGGCTTTTACACGGTGGAACCACATCGACATTCTTACACACTAATGTCCCGCAGCAAAGCACTGTGGGATACATTCAGCAGCCCCAAACACAGCAAGTGCCCCAagcgcagcagcaacaggtgcACCTGCAACCACGGCAGTACCAACATTCCCAAAACCAGACGGGCAGCGTTGCGGACTTCCGGAATATGTTGACTCGATAG
- the npas2 gene encoding neuronal PAS domain-containing protein 2 isoform X3, producing MDNLSDFGGSCPSTRREWDCMEDLMDEDEKDRAKRASRNKSEKKRRDQFNVLIKELCTMLQGQGHPRKMDKSTILQRTIDFLQKQKDISARNETCDVRQDWKPSFLSNEEFTQLMLEALDGFLVALTTCGNIVYVSDSVSSLIGHLPSDMVDQNILNFLPEREHGEVYKLLSSHMLMTDPITSDFLDSEAHIEFCCHLARGNIDPKETPVYEYVKFVGDFKFHKNVPTSSCNGLELSLPRSLQSSLEEQVCLIATVRLVTPQFLKDLCNVEDPCNEFTSRHSLEWKFLFLDHRASPIIGYLPFEVLGTSGYDYYHVDDLELIAQCHKQLMQFGKGKSCYYRFLTKGQQWIWLQTHYYITYHQWNSKPEFIVCTHTVVSYAEVRAERRRAFGFEELSPPEIAPSSVKAQELYLDICSTLDPPCDRNSGARSVSSHSSRKSSHTALSDSASANSYTDACTPSWQSASIGTEKTSARLQPSSSKKLPQSQNSFDLIPPMSLPLSPTCSKHSTMQTQPQQPPQSSMYQLQQPQICVMNQLKEQLEERTRILQADIKTQQQELHDIKEKLHLANLQMLLQQPIHNDYGQAQQQQQQQQQQQQQQQQQQQQQQQQPQGSGRPTQQSQSGVIRPLTGHHKPPSCGAHGSPHSLLRESSSPSSQVQQRVARSAQAQSTVTKPVQTNLSLTMPFYSNPMMLSQTNTRSLQDTNQRHIDDEFTQDGQLRMLLNQPMQTLVPTSNVTSQPSQCNMGISQSIYTLEQQIIAPSFSMQQVNCNAVLVPSPVFTSPIMIPHNSFITNQSHSAYHTQPQASHHSLQLQQPQQFFQMNQGLLHGGTTSTFLHTNVPQQSTVGYIQQPQTQQVPQAQQQQVHLQPRQYQHSQNQTGSVADFRNMLTR from the exons ATGGACAACCTTTCGGACTTCGGTGGATCCTGTCCCTCCACCCGCAGAGAATGGGA CTGCATGGAAGATTTAATGGATGAAGATGAGAAAGACAGGGCAAAAAG GGCATCTCGGAACAAAtcggagaagaagaggagagaccAATTTAACGTGCTCATCAAGGAGCTGTGCACCATGCTGCAGGGGCAAGGCCATCCGCGCAAGATGGACAAGTCCACCATTTTACAGAGAACTATTGACtttctgcagaaacagaaag ACATCAGCGCCCGCAACGAAACTTGCGATGTGCGGCAAGACTGGAAGCCGTCATTCCTCAGCAACGAGGAGTTCACTCAGCTAATGCTGGAG gctcTAGATGGATTCTTGGTAGCATTAACCACCTGTGGCAACATCGTATACGTTTCTGACAGCGTTTCTTCACTTATTGGGCATTTACCT TCAGATATGGTTGACCAAAATATCTTGAATTTCCTCCCGGAGCGGGAACACGGGGAGGTGTATAAGCTGCTATCATCCCACATGCTGATGACTGACCCCATTACTTCTGACTTCCTTGACA gTGAGGCACATATTGAATTTTGCTGTCATCTCGCCAGAGGTAACATTGATCCAAAGGAGACGCCTGTATACGAGTACGTCAAATTTGTAGGGGACTTCAAGTTTCATAAAAATG TGCCTACTTCCTCTTGTAACGGGCTCGAGCTGTCGTTACCACGCAGCCTGCAGTCATcgctggaggagcaggtctgCCTGATTGCCACCGTGCGATTAGTCACTCCCCAGTTTCTAAAG GATTTGTGTAATGTGGAAGATCCGTGCAATGAGTTCACATCCAGACACAGCCTTGAATGGAAGTTCCTGTTTTTAGATCACAG AGCCTCACCAATCATCGGATACTTACCCTTTGAGGTTCTTGGAACTTCTGGCTATGATTACTACCATGTGGATGATTTGGAGCTAATAGCTCAGTGTCATAAGCAGC taATGCAGTTTGGGAAGGGGAAATCTTGCTACTATCGCTTCCTGACCAAAGGTCAGCAGTGGATTTGGCTGCAGACTCATTACTACATCACATACCATCAGTGGAACTCCAAACCTGAGTTCATTGTCTGCACTCACACTGTTGTCAG CTATGCTGAGGTGCGAGCGGAGAGGCGGCGAGCGTTTGGCTTTGAAGAACTGTCTCCGCCTGAGATCGCTCCCTCGTCGGTGAAG GCTCAGGAGCTGTACCTGGACATCTGCTCCACGCTGGACCCTCCGTGCGACAGAAACAGCGGCGCCCGTTCTGTAtcctcccacagctccaggaaATCTTCCCACACGGCCTTGTCGGACTCGGCAT CAGCTAATTCCTACACTGATGCCTGCACACCATCATGGCAGTCTGCTTCAATTGGAACAGAGAAAACATCTGCTAGACTCCAGCCCagtagttcaaag AAGTTGCCACAAAGTCAAAATTCCTTTGACCTGATTCCCCCAATGAGCCTCCCCCTTTCTCCTACCTGCAGCAAGCACTCCACAATG CAAAcgcagccgcagcagccgcCGCAGTCGTCCATgtatcagctgcagcagcctcagatCTGCGTAATGAACCAGttgaaggagcagctggaggagaggacgcGCATCCTGCAAGCCGACATTAAGACgcaacagcaggagctgcaTGACATTAAGGAGAAGCTCCATCTCGCGAACCTACAG ATGTTGCTACAGCAGCCAATCCACAATGACTACGGccaggcccagcagcagcagcagcagcagcagcagcagcagcagcagcagcagcagcagcagcagcagcagcagcagcagccacagggaTCTGGGAGGCCGACACAGCAGAGCCAGTCGGGGGTGATCAGACCACTCACAGGCCACCATAAACCACCGTCCTGCGGGGCCCATGGTTCTCCTCACTCACTCCTGAGAGAAAGTAGCTCACCCTCATCACAG gtccagcagagggTTGCGAGGAGCGCGCAGGCACAATCAACAGTAACCAAGCCCGTTCAGACTAACCTGAGTCTGACGATGCCCTTCTACAGTAACCCCATGATGCTCTCCCAGACCAACACCAGATCTCTGCAGGACACAAACCAAAGACACATAGACGACGAGTTCACCCAAGATGGGCAGTTGCG GATGCTCCTCAACCAGCCAATGCAGACTCTGGTCCCCACCAGCAACGTCACCTCACAGCCTTCCCAGTGCAACATGGGAATCTCTCAAAGCAT ATACACGTTGGAGCAGCAGATCATCGCGCCTTCGTTTTCCATGCAGCAGGTCAACTGCAACGCCGTCCTGGTGCCCTCGCCAGTCTTCACGTCCCCGATAATGATCCCACACAACAGCTTCATCACCAACCAGTCCCACTCTGCCTACCACACACAGCCTCAGGCTTCCCACCactccctgcagctgcagcagccgcagcagttCTTTCAG ATGAATCAAGGGCTTTTACACGGTGGAACCACATCGACATTCTTACACACTAATGTCCCGCAGCAAAGCACTGTGGGATACATTCAGCAGCCCCAAACACAGCAAGTGCCCCAagcgcagcagcaacaggtgcACCTGCAACCACGGCAGTACCAACATTCCCAAAACCAGACGGGCAGCGTTGCGGACTTCCGGAATATGTTGACTCGATAG
- the npas2 gene encoding neuronal PAS domain-containing protein 2 isoform X2, translating into MDNLSDFGGSCPSTRREWDTNSCMEDLMDEDEKDRAKRASRNKSEKKRRDQFNVLIKELCTMLQGQGHPRKMDKSTILQRTIDFLQKQKDISARNETCDVRQDWKPSFLSNEEFTQLMLEALDGFLVALTTCGNIVYVSDSVSSLIGHLPSDMVDQNILNFLPEREHGEVYKLLSSHMLMTDPITSDFLDSEAHIEFCCHLARGNIDPKETPVYEYVKFVGDFKFHKNVPTSSCNGLELSLPRSLQSSLEEQVCLIATVRLVTPQFLKDLCNVEDPCNEFTSRHSLEWKFLFLDHRASPIIGYLPFEVLGTSGYDYYHVDDLELIAQCHKQLMQFGKGKSCYYRFLTKGQQWIWLQTHYYITYHQWNSKPEFIVCTHTVVSYAEVRAERRRAFGFEELSPPEIAPSSVKAQELYLDICSTLDPPCDRNSGARSVSSHSSRKSSHTALSDSASNSYTDACTPSWQSASIGTEKTSARLQPSSSKKLPQSQNSFDLIPPMSLPLSPTCSKHSTMQTQPQQPPQSSMYQLQQPQICVMNQLKEQLEERTRILQADIKTQQQELHDIKEKLHLANLQMLLQQPIHNDYGQAQQQQQQQQQQQQQQQQQQQQQQQQPQGSGRPTQQSQSGVIRPLTGHHKPPSCGAHGSPHSLLRESSSPSSQVQQRVARSAQAQSTVTKPVQTNLSLTMPFYSNPMMLSQTNTRSLQDTNQRHIDDEFTQDGQLRMLLNQPMQTLVPTSNVTSQPSQCNMGISQSIYTLEQQIIAPSFSMQQVNCNAVLVPSPVFTSPIMIPHNSFITNQSHSAYHTQPQASHHSLQLQQPQQFFQMNQGLLHGGTTSTFLHTNVPQQSTVGYIQQPQTQQVPQAQQQQVHLQPRQYQHSQNQTGSVADFRNMLTR; encoded by the exons ATGGACAACCTTTCGGACTTCGGTGGATCCTGTCCCTCCACCCGCAGAGAATGGGA CACCAACAGCTGCATGGAAGATTTAATGGATGAAGATGAGAAAGACAGGGCAAAAAG GGCATCTCGGAACAAAtcggagaagaagaggagagaccAATTTAACGTGCTCATCAAGGAGCTGTGCACCATGCTGCAGGGGCAAGGCCATCCGCGCAAGATGGACAAGTCCACCATTTTACAGAGAACTATTGACtttctgcagaaacagaaag ACATCAGCGCCCGCAACGAAACTTGCGATGTGCGGCAAGACTGGAAGCCGTCATTCCTCAGCAACGAGGAGTTCACTCAGCTAATGCTGGAG gctcTAGATGGATTCTTGGTAGCATTAACCACCTGTGGCAACATCGTATACGTTTCTGACAGCGTTTCTTCACTTATTGGGCATTTACCT TCAGATATGGTTGACCAAAATATCTTGAATTTCCTCCCGGAGCGGGAACACGGGGAGGTGTATAAGCTGCTATCATCCCACATGCTGATGACTGACCCCATTACTTCTGACTTCCTTGACA gTGAGGCACATATTGAATTTTGCTGTCATCTCGCCAGAGGTAACATTGATCCAAAGGAGACGCCTGTATACGAGTACGTCAAATTTGTAGGGGACTTCAAGTTTCATAAAAATG TGCCTACTTCCTCTTGTAACGGGCTCGAGCTGTCGTTACCACGCAGCCTGCAGTCATcgctggaggagcaggtctgCCTGATTGCCACCGTGCGATTAGTCACTCCCCAGTTTCTAAAG GATTTGTGTAATGTGGAAGATCCGTGCAATGAGTTCACATCCAGACACAGCCTTGAATGGAAGTTCCTGTTTTTAGATCACAG AGCCTCACCAATCATCGGATACTTACCCTTTGAGGTTCTTGGAACTTCTGGCTATGATTACTACCATGTGGATGATTTGGAGCTAATAGCTCAGTGTCATAAGCAGC taATGCAGTTTGGGAAGGGGAAATCTTGCTACTATCGCTTCCTGACCAAAGGTCAGCAGTGGATTTGGCTGCAGACTCATTACTACATCACATACCATCAGTGGAACTCCAAACCTGAGTTCATTGTCTGCACTCACACTGTTGTCAG CTATGCTGAGGTGCGAGCGGAGAGGCGGCGAGCGTTTGGCTTTGAAGAACTGTCTCCGCCTGAGATCGCTCCCTCGTCGGTGAAG GCTCAGGAGCTGTACCTGGACATCTGCTCCACGCTGGACCCTCCGTGCGACAGAAACAGCGGCGCCCGTTCTGTAtcctcccacagctccaggaaATCTTCCCACACGGCCTTGTCGGACTCGGCAT CTAATTCCTACACTGATGCCTGCACACCATCATGGCAGTCTGCTTCAATTGGAACAGAGAAAACATCTGCTAGACTCCAGCCCagtagttcaaag AAGTTGCCACAAAGTCAAAATTCCTTTGACCTGATTCCCCCAATGAGCCTCCCCCTTTCTCCTACCTGCAGCAAGCACTCCACAATG CAAAcgcagccgcagcagccgcCGCAGTCGTCCATgtatcagctgcagcagcctcagatCTGCGTAATGAACCAGttgaaggagcagctggaggagaggacgcGCATCCTGCAAGCCGACATTAAGACgcaacagcaggagctgcaTGACATTAAGGAGAAGCTCCATCTCGCGAACCTACAG ATGTTGCTACAGCAGCCAATCCACAATGACTACGGccaggcccagcagcagcagcagcagcagcagcagcagcagcagcagcagcagcagcagcagcagcagcagcagcagcagccacagggaTCTGGGAGGCCGACACAGCAGAGCCAGTCGGGGGTGATCAGACCACTCACAGGCCACCATAAACCACCGTCCTGCGGGGCCCATGGTTCTCCTCACTCACTCCTGAGAGAAAGTAGCTCACCCTCATCACAG gtccagcagagggTTGCGAGGAGCGCGCAGGCACAATCAACAGTAACCAAGCCCGTTCAGACTAACCTGAGTCTGACGATGCCCTTCTACAGTAACCCCATGATGCTCTCCCAGACCAACACCAGATCTCTGCAGGACACAAACCAAAGACACATAGACGACGAGTTCACCCAAGATGGGCAGTTGCG GATGCTCCTCAACCAGCCAATGCAGACTCTGGTCCCCACCAGCAACGTCACCTCACAGCCTTCCCAGTGCAACATGGGAATCTCTCAAAGCAT ATACACGTTGGAGCAGCAGATCATCGCGCCTTCGTTTTCCATGCAGCAGGTCAACTGCAACGCCGTCCTGGTGCCCTCGCCAGTCTTCACGTCCCCGATAATGATCCCACACAACAGCTTCATCACCAACCAGTCCCACTCTGCCTACCACACACAGCCTCAGGCTTCCCACCactccctgcagctgcagcagccgcagcagttCTTTCAG ATGAATCAAGGGCTTTTACACGGTGGAACCACATCGACATTCTTACACACTAATGTCCCGCAGCAAAGCACTGTGGGATACATTCAGCAGCCCCAAACACAGCAAGTGCCCCAagcgcagcagcaacaggtgcACCTGCAACCACGGCAGTACCAACATTCCCAAAACCAGACGGGCAGCGTTGCGGACTTCCGGAATATGTTGACTCGATAG